A window from Chryseobacterium vaccae encodes these proteins:
- the chrH gene encoding MNIO family chryseobactin maturase yields MKKPLLGLSMMPEADFVSAILPLLQDQSVAVLEWSFDTVEQMHEPEWLSGLLDFYAENNRLLGHGVYYSLFDARWTERQEVWLEKLKQEIQRRKYNHITEHFGFMNTENYHQGVPLPVPLHPKILQIGKDRLARLQAVVEIPVGVENLAFSFSADDVREQGIFLEKLIEEVDGFLILDLHNIYCQSCNFEIDILDIVTMYPLEKVKEIHLSGGSWQESVYGKKPIRRDTHDDAIPEEVLAVLPEVLSRCPNLEYVIIERLGHTISTNIEKESFFNDFVKTKKIIEGCLFPARKKTVWNRKEYISPEPLEDQLLYHEQTKLTRLLHENGDIAFFKNEDFSYFNVQKWDPEMIETARSIIKKWNPY; encoded by the coding sequence ATGAAAAAACCTCTCTTGGGACTGTCGATGATGCCGGAAGCAGATTTTGTTTCCGCAATACTTCCACTGTTGCAGGATCAGTCGGTGGCTGTGCTGGAATGGTCCTTTGATACGGTTGAACAAATGCATGAGCCGGAATGGCTCAGCGGTCTTTTGGATTTTTATGCCGAAAATAACCGTCTGTTGGGACATGGGGTATATTATTCGCTTTTTGATGCCCGATGGACAGAACGGCAGGAGGTCTGGCTTGAAAAACTAAAGCAGGAAATCCAAAGAAGAAAATACAATCATATTACGGAACATTTCGGTTTTATGAATACCGAAAACTATCATCAAGGCGTTCCCCTGCCGGTTCCGTTACATCCCAAAATACTACAGATTGGAAAAGACAGGCTGGCACGTTTACAGGCTGTCGTAGAAATTCCTGTGGGTGTGGAAAATCTTGCTTTTTCGTTTTCAGCAGATGATGTCAGGGAGCAAGGAATATTCCTTGAAAAACTGATTGAAGAAGTAGATGGCTTCCTGATTTTGGATCTTCATAACATTTACTGTCAGTCCTGTAATTTTGAGATTGATATTCTGGATATCGTTACCATGTATCCGCTTGAAAAAGTAAAGGAAATTCATCTTTCCGGAGGAAGCTGGCAGGAAAGTGTATACGGAAAAAAGCCAATCAGAAGGGATACTCATGATGATGCAATTCCTGAAGAGGTATTGGCTGTATTACCTGAAGTGCTTTCCAGGTGTCCAAATCTTGAATATGTCATTATTGAAAGGCTGGGACATACTATAAGTACAAATATAGAAAAAGAGTCTTTTTTCAATGACTTTGTTAAAACTAAAAAAATAATTGAAGGTTGCTTGTTTCCAGCCAGAAAGAAGACTGTGTGGAATAGAAAAGAATATATTTCTCCGGAACCATTGGAGGATCAGTTACTGTATCATGAACAGACAAAACTGACAAGATTACTCCACGAAAACGGGGATATTGCGTTTTTTAAAAATGAAGACTTTAGTTATTTCAACGTGCAGAAATGGGATCCCGAAATGATAGAAACTGCCCGAAGTATCATCAAAAAGTGGAACCCATACTAA
- the chrI gene encoding chryseobasin maturation helper ChrI, with amino-acid sequence MTTVFLITATVLTALIAGLFYAYSCSVVLGLGKLSDSEYLRAMQSINREILNPVFFVSFIGTAILLPVTAFLFRGQQPAFIFLLLASVAYLIGVFGVTVAGNVPLNDLLGKFDIAGSSAEAVKLMRKTFENRWNFLNNIRTVFSVISIVLAVCACIWNKEI; translated from the coding sequence ATGACAACCGTATTTTTAATAACTGCAACTGTACTTACGGCTTTAATTGCAGGGCTTTTCTATGCGTATTCCTGTTCTGTAGTTCTGGGATTGGGAAAACTCTCGGATTCAGAATATCTGAGAGCCATGCAGAGTATTAACCGGGAAATTCTTAATCCTGTATTTTTTGTGAGTTTTATCGGAACAGCAATACTGCTTCCAGTGACTGCTTTTCTTTTTCGCGGACAGCAGCCTGCTTTTATCTTTCTTCTGCTGGCGTCTGTGGCCTACCTGATTGGTGTATTCGGAGTAACTGTTGCCGGAAACGTTCCCCTGAATGATCTACTGGGTAAGTTTGATATTGCCGGATCATCTGCCGAAGCAGTGAAACTGATGCGCAAAACTTTTGAAAACAGATGGAACTTTTTGAACAATATCAGAACAGTTTTCTCTGTCATAAGTATCGTTCTGGCAGTCTGTGCCTGTATCTGGAATAAAGAGATTTAA
- a CDS encoding DUF4082 domain-containing protein codes for MKHLENFFGTRWLSLKKFYALLALTAAFSITSCSKDDDEPIPQPITYAVENPLDKYHEMTGFTTTTNFINSGDYEFGLAFSANVKGKISAITIKLPDVNPNLRVTFWDYTTKTVLRTETINVTASNTLITKSISELALEKDKKYVITMNSNDWYKRSKPDNSNAAYPITAGNIKFWEYKWTSGTAQAFPTTTSLDYNGGDLSFNFQQVD; via the coding sequence ATGAAACATTTAGAAAATTTTTTCGGTACGAGATGGTTGTCTCTAAAAAAGTTTTACGCCCTATTAGCTCTTACAGCAGCATTCTCCATAACAAGCTGCAGCAAAGATGACGATGAGCCTATTCCCCAGCCAATAACCTATGCAGTAGAAAACCCTTTGGATAAATATCATGAAATGACAGGTTTTACAACAACAACGAATTTTATAAACTCTGGCGATTATGAATTTGGGCTTGCCTTCTCGGCCAATGTAAAAGGGAAAATCAGCGCAATAACTATTAAACTTCCTGATGTTAATCCGAATCTAAGAGTAACATTCTGGGATTATACCACTAAAACAGTACTAAGAACAGAAACAATCAATGTGACAGCTTCTAATACTTTGATTACGAAAAGTATTTCAGAATTGGCGTTGGAAAAAGATAAAAAATACGTGATCACAATGAATTCCAATGACTGGTATAAGAGATCAAAGCCGGATAATAGCAATGCTGCGTATCCCATCACTGCCGGAAATATCAAATTTTGGGAGTATAAATGGACGAGTGGTACGGCACAGGCATTCCCAACGACTACTTCACTGGATT